A stretch of the Panulirus ornatus isolate Po-2019 chromosome 10, ASM3632096v1, whole genome shotgun sequence genome encodes the following:
- the LOC139750817 gene encoding uncharacterized protein encodes MDYEMKVKNRRKEADSESRDWWDMVYTMGMPTLYILGLIMGIVGAICMGTITRYWSELTTPTCFLYSQTASHSIFYHFGSSLSVCNWVTYGATTGLLLAVICGIYYAIKVRGRDEVDLPVTLVTAGIILATLLLLAASCTLAEGMRITCASMGLNSANNKGSSCYNKLDTRVMNYNLPIQTSTMVRISMYSMWGSTAIFFCVTYFHLAEHYRRIRLSD; translated from the exons AGGTCAAGAATCGGCGTAAGGAGGCCGACTCAGAGTCCAGAGACTGGTGGGACATGGTGTACACCATGGGCATGCCCACGTTGTATATCCTGGGCCTCATCATGGGCATCGTCGGAGCCATCTGCATGGGCACCATCACCAGATACTGGTCCGAACTCACCACTCCCACGTGCTTCCTCTACTCCCAG ACGGCCTCACACTCCATCTTCTACCACTTTGGGAGTTCCCTCTCCGTCTGCAACTGGGTGACTTACGGGGCCACGACTGGTCTCCTGCTGGCTGTCATCTGTGGCATTTACTATGCCATCAAG GTACGAGGACGAGATGAAGTCGACCTTCCCGTCACCCTGGTAACTGCAGGGATCATTCTCGCTACCCTCCTCCTATTGGCTGCCTCTTGCACCCTGGCGGAGGGGATGAGGATCACCTGCGCCTCCATGGGACTCAACTCCGCCAACAACAAGGGCAGTTCGTGCTACAATAAACTGGACACGAGA GTTATGAACTACAACCTGCCCATACAAACCTCCACCATGGTTCGCATCTCCATGTACTCAATGTGGGGTTCGACGGCCATCTTCTTCTGCGTCACCTACTTCCATCTGGCTGAGCACTACAGGCGAATCCGCCTCTCAGACTAG